From the genome of Primulina huaijiensis isolate GDHJ02 chromosome 11, ASM1229523v2, whole genome shotgun sequence:
aataagttattttattaattagttttttaaaaacaattatatatatgtaaaaattatattacaaTAAGTAATTATCAAAGCGCAtataaaactaattttatttattgtattgataaaaatgtaataaataaatatttatcacCAGAGTCCAGAAATACAGTTTTAAATATatctaattgaatttattaatgATAATTGAACTGCAATATTGCAATTTGATTCAAGATTATTCTTGTGTGCTATGCTCTGCTGCTACAGAAGTTTGTGCTCATATTTATTTCAGGTGCCGCATGTCGAAGAGTATTTGGGATGGTGTCTATGAATGGTTGGGCATTAGGAAGTGTATGAGATCGGCGAACACTATACTAAAAGCTTTCCGAAGAGTCTCCCGAGGTAATTCAATACTCAACAGGATAAGAGTTATGACACTAATATGTACGATTTATCATATTTGGAATGCAAAGATTATGACAATATTCAAGAGTAAAAAGCCGGACATGGGAGCTATCATCAAGAAGATCAAGATTTAAGTCTTTCGTTGTATTTCTAATGCGATTACTGCGGTAGATGATTGTAGAATGTATTGACCAAACTGTAAAGTCTGTTTGTGTGAATTATCGTGGAAACGTCTACTTGTACTATCTTTTCaccttattaaaaaaaagtttgcaTTCCCGTGACAATGATGTAAAGTAGCTTCTTGTTAGCGCTCGCCTGATGGACTGAGAGTTCCTCCAACGAACTCAACCTAAAATGGATTGTAGGTTAGGCGTTCAGCTCAAGGACCatccataaaatatatatatatatataatcaattgaatttaatcatttcataaattaattgaatttaatcaTNtatatagtttttttttaaaaaaattcccaaCCCATGGACCAATTCGGCCCGCCGTTGGTTGGTCTGTCTTTGCCCGCAAACCGCATGGGCTATCCATGGAGGCCCATATTCAACCCACTTAATTTGGTGTGTGGGTTGGGCCCAACCCATATTAACGACTGTACTCATGGTGCACTATGACAGAGTCTTCGGATAATCTCCTGCAAAAGGCTCGTCAACTGAGAAGGGATTGGTTTTGAATCTGTCGAATGTCGTATGAGGCTTACTTGGGCCTCCCCACATTTACAGGAcgaaaaaaacaaagaattttTATGGAGTAAATGAATAATATGACGTAAATTAAAAGGTTGTGAATAGCAAACTTATTTGGCATTACACTTCCAAAGGGGGAACACACTGCACAATCCGGGAACAAAGTGATCAATCTGCCCCTACCGGACGAGTTTGTGGACAAAATAATGGGCTTCGGAAATTGTGGAACTATATAGCTTTTGTAACAAATAAAAATGCAGTTTTTcctattaaattaaattaaaaaataaaaatagaagacatttaaccccaaaaaaaaaaaaaaaaaaaaagaactcaCGGGTAGAATTGTTGGGCCTATTGGGCTTATTCGTTTCAATAGCCCTTTGCTTTTTGCACGACTGAAACAAGTGTCGGCGGAACCGCGCATGGGAGGCACGTGTTTCCTTCGCTTACCTCTGCTTTTACCCTTTTTGCAAATCCGAGTCCTGAAACAGAAATTATTCAGAGAGAAGAATGGTGAGCCTCGCACCGTCGTTAAACCTGAAGGCCACCCCCTTCGAAGCCGGCAGCAGCTCTTCCGCGGCCAACAAGGACCGGAGGATGCAATCGGCTGAACAGCTGGTTCTCGATCTTTGCAATCCCGATCTTCGGGAAAACGCACTCCACGAACTCTCCAAGGTTTATATTTGTCTgtacaatttatttatgttctCACGCAATTTGTTGAATGTTGAATTTGTGTAGTACGCTTTATTATTCATCATCACGTTTCGATAATTACGTGGTGCTGTTTTAATCTAGATGCATTGATTGAAAAATCGGTGCCATTTGCAGATGTTAGgaatttttcggttttctcTGAAATAGAAAACGGCGAGAAAATTTCTTCTGCATTTGCATACAATCAGGCACTATTAGAGATATATATAGTTGAGTATCTCATTTTTGTTCCAGATGGGTATAATCTCCATCCGGACGCAGATTTTTTAGAGTCCTAACACGGAATTGTGGTAATCTTGCCTGCTTTTAGCTGCCCACTACTTTATGGATGCCTTATACACTGTTTATTATTTTTCCATTAGAAGAGGGAACTGTTCCAAGATTTGGCTCCGTTGTTGTGGAATTCCTTCGGTACAATTGCTGCTCTTTTACAGGTTTGCAACCGTATGCCTTTTGTTTGAGGATTCTGATGTTGCGTCTATGCTTAATTGATATGAAAAAAGCTTTTGTTTGACGCGCAGGAGATTGTCTCCATTTATCCTGTTTTATCACCACCAAACTTAACTCCGGCACAATCAAACAGAGTTTGCAATGCACTCGCTCTCCTTCAGGTCTAATATTTTTTTCGTTTTCAAAATTTCAGGCAATTTTCTTATATTCTCTTTTCAAGGGATACtcgtttgattttattttactgttttcttATGGCCTAGATGCAAGCTATGTTGTGCCAATGCAATTAGCTTTGATTTATGTATATGCTTTATTCTGTTCCTGTTTCATGTTTAGGTCACTCAAGTTTTTGGTCACCGGCATATGTATGGCTCCAAATAGGACTATTTTAGGGGTTAGAATGGTTAAGATCATAATTCTCTTCACATAGCCGGAATGTGAACAAATGTTTGTCTAGTTCCTTATAAACAAAAAAGTCCATTGGTGGAGCATCATCCTAATCATTCTCTGTTCATTGTTCAGGCAGGAAGCTTGTATATGTTTCTAATTTTTGCATCTTTTAGTCTTATTTCTTCATTCTTTTTGGCTTtggatttttctctcttatgaTGCAGCTTTTCAATTTTTAACCACATCCCCATGCGGTGGATACAACAAGAGGAAACTACCTATTTTATATTTGTGCACCTTTAATGTCATTTGAATTACTTTCGTTACTTCTGCAGTAGATGCGGCAACTGTATTTAGGCTTTTAAGATTATTCTAAAATCTCTTCCAACCCTGAAATGGTGGTATTGGTTTCCATTTTTTGCAGTGTGTGGCCTCGCATCCGGACACCAGAATGCTGTTCCTTAATGGTAAATTTTGTTGGttgtataaaattttttatttgtatctGCAGAATCTTTCCGTGGTAGGTTTCTTTCCTTCGTATATTGTCTTGTTCTTTTTTACCTGTTACATGGCTTGGTTTTTGTTCTGTCACGACTGCTACTCAAATTGTGTATGGAATTGAATTTATtctatttaaattttctttggtGTTTGTTGGTATCTAGAACAGTAACTTTTCCTTTATGGGGAACAAGGATGGAGCCACAGTTGTTGTCTGGCAACCTCAAAAATGTTGGTGATTGTTTGTCATCTCATGTTTTAATGTTGCAGCTCATATTCCTCTTTACTTGTACCCTTTTCTCAACACAACCAGCAAATCAAGGCCCTTTGAGTACTTGAGGCTAACTAGTCTCGGCGTCATCGGTGCTTTGGTGAAGGTAGTTTTTAATTACGTAGTTAATCTTCAAATTTCATGCTTAATAAAGTGAATCCCTCTTTTGCACCCATTCCCCTGTGACCTACTTGTGTGCATTCATTTCTGGTGTTAAACACAGTACATTTTGTACCCAGTTTTAGTTGCTGTTAGTTATTTTATTCCATTGCCAACTTATCTACCTTTTGGATCTGTGAGAAGATAATTCAGTAACAAGTCAATGataagttgcaaaagctgcccACAGAGACTAACTTTTTTCTATATCTTTGGTTCtaacttttgattttttatttccgTATTCATCATTCTTGGCCATCAATAACTCATGATAATAATTGGATGcatttaatgatttaatttcatGTTTTGTCATCTATAGGTCATACATGTGTGGTTTATTCATGAGCAAGTTTGTGACATTTGTTCCTGGTATatgaaattttcctttttcgtTATTATTGCTTCTAACAATAAATTGTGGCTCGTGTTTTTCAAGGTTGATGACACTGAAGTTATCAGTTTCCTTCTCTCTACTGAGATCATTCCCCTGTGCCTGCGCACAATGGAGATGGGCAGTGAATTGTCAAAAACAGTTGAGTTTCATCTATTCATTCTCTATGAAACTCTCCTTAATGCTATTATGCTTTATAAGTTTCGTTAATATAGCTATTTGTTAGCTAGAAAACTCTACTGACGTAAACGTTGCTTTTACACTGTACTCGAGACATTAAATGCTGATACGAAGTTAAATTCCTGACCTTGGAAAACatcagtgttctaaatggcggTTGAGGCATCCTCCTAGGCAGTAGGCGTTCCTCGACCACCCCACCTTTGTCAAAGGCAGACGGTCTCTATAGGTGGTGTGAGCCTATCTGATGGGTGAGCAGGCGGCCAAGGCGGTCACTAATTGCCCTGCCACCACCTCCCGCCATTGTAtggaaaattttatgatgatgtGCCAAGAATTGTTTGAGCTCTTCCGACACAACGTTTTAGTTGTCTCTTAATATTTGGTTGGAGCCTTGTGCCATGAATCATTGAAGAgataattttccaaaaaatggTTCTGTAtgcatattatttttggttttacGGTCATCCATTGCATATGGCAACTGATGCGTAAGAAGTTGCGAACGGTATTTGCTTTGAATCTTTGATGTATGTTTTCTTCAATTCTACATCCTTTTCATCAATAGGTGCTGTTAGCCATTGCTATTCATGGGATGTACCCAGCAGTAACATTGAAACCGGGATTTCTTTTATTTGCTTCCTACCTCTAAAAACAAATGAATATGATTCCCCATCTAGCAGTTACATTTTGCTTGTGGGTTTAAGCATCTTATTGATGGTCAGTTGAGTTTATCCGAGCATGGATTACCATTGGCAGGTAGCAACATTCATTGTGCAGAAGATTTTACTTGATGATATTGGCTTAGAGTACATATGCACGACAGCCGAGCGGTTTTATGCTGTAGGTAGAGTACTTGGAAACATGGTTACTGTGCAAGCTGAACAACCTTCTGCTCGACTGTTAAAGCACATAATCAGATGCTATCTTCGGTTGTCCGAAAATCTGAGGTGGTCAACAAATCAGGAATATTGATTTGAGAATGTTCTCATCTTTCTCCATTCATATTTGTTTGCTTTATTGGTTTAATTGATCACCTCGTTATATGTAGAGCTTGTGAAGCACTGCGAAGCTGCCTACCTGATTTGCTTAGAGACGCTTCATTTAATAGCTGCCTTCGTGTAAGTAGCAACTTGAatcattataattaataaaattcgtATAGGTGGGCattgtgaattttcttaatGCTGTGGTCTTCAGGAAGATCCAACTACTAGAAAGTGGTTACAACAGTTGATTTACAATGTTCAAGCTGCTCGGGCTCCTATGCAACCAGGAACTGGATTCGAGCATAtgatggtcaattaaaatcgaAACCATATGCAGATCTTAACCTTTATAGGGTCCCCATTTTGAATGTGCAGGGTAACTTGAAAGTATATAAGTGATTTTTGCAAAGAAAGGAACCTGAAAACTGGTACTTTTGGATTTGTAAAATACTGGAACCGTGTAGGCATCTCTTTTCTCCTACCGGATTTATAGACAGTGCTTGTCTTGTTTCTCTTCTCTTATTTTTTGTTTGGTGGGTGCTAGTTTCATACATTTCTGAAGTATGTACATCTCTTTTATATGAAAAAGTTTTGTATTATATTCTCAAAAAATAGATACAAACAGTCTCATTTTCATATGACAGGTGTATTTTCCATCTTTTCAAATATGGTTTTTTTCCCCCAAATTTTGTTTATAACAATCACGTAGTGTGAATAGAGAAACGTGacaaattaaaagtttatgCCCTTGGCTAGGATATTTTGATTGATGCTCTACTTCTTATTTGCTTTCTTGTggttttaaattcaaataatgagATCATATCATATgaataaatataattgaaataattatcatataagtataaattatgattttttattattatttagattTGTCTCAAGACAGCATCAGCTTATTACTTTTACGAGTAAAtagccaaaatttttatttaattataattataataatagttGCATCAggaatctttctttttttttgccTGCAAGGAAATTATATTTTCCTGGAAAGAGAATTTTTTCGTGCCCTAATGGACACGCGAATTATTACTTGGAGACACTTTATTAGAGGGAACGCATAGAAGCACATGGGGATGGGGCCCCTCCTCTGCTTGCATCGCACGGTCTTCGTAGTCttccaattaattaattgaaaaatattaaaaagccCTATTTTTGTTATTTCACTGTGTCTTCTGCCGAAGTTTCCCAACCAAAAAAGattagtcaatttttttttttttttaaaaaaaatgcaatcgCGGGCGGCCGATTACTCTTTTAGCTGCTATCCGGCGGAGGAGTCTGAAGAAATACCTGACATAGCGACGTCGGTGAGGCTTGTGGagaatcttctcaattacagtTTTACGAACAAGAAGCTACTTGAGGAAGCACTCACTCACTCCTCCTACACTGAATCCGCTTCCTACCAGCGCCTCGAGTTCCTAGGCGATTCGGTTCTTGGCTTAGCAATCAGTAGTTACCTTTACATCGCTTACCCAGACCTTGACCAAGGTAAGCTCTCGCTCATACGATCCGCCAACGTTAGCACGGAGAAGCTTGCGCGCATCGCCGTCCGTCACCAGCTCTACAAATATGTCCGCCACAACGCCACCATCCTTGACGAGAGGGTATCTATCTGCTCTTCGTTAGCACCGCATAAAAACATTCCTCCTAGAGTAGCTCATTTCATGTCAaaagatatttattatttttacattgAACCCTTTAGCGAGTCTGATTATCCTTGTCTTTGTTTATGTCTGGGGTTGGAGCAAATTATCTATCACCTTCCGTTGTACGGTTCAAAAATCGAAACTTTGGGCACACGTTTTTGCTTGTTTGATTAATCGCTCTTTTATGGCACTAAAAGCACTTGAATCGTTTTTTTAAAGATTGAGGCTGTTTAATCTTAACGGACTTGATGTTTAATTTTGGCGGCTGAGCTCTGCTATTTGATTGAAGACATTTACATTAGCAACTAGCAAACTAGTACATGTGCCTGAGTCTGTTGATTGACACATATTTCGAATTTTGTGGCCCTTCCGGGGACATGGCTTTGGTCGAGTTGAATATCGTGAAGTTGGTTAAGTTGTCCAATAAGCACTTGAGCGGTTCCTTTGACCCAAGATCCATCAATTACCCAGTAAATATGCATACCAAGTGCTTGTTGGGAAGCTAGGCCAATTTTTCGATGTTGGACTCTACCAAAATTGTGTCCCTTTGCATAACTGTATTTCAGGTAAGGGAATTCGTGATAGCGGTACGGCAAGAGGAAGGACCAGAAGTGTATGGAGGGCTTATTAAAGCCCCAAAAGTTCTTGCTGACATTGTAGAATCAGTGTCTGCTGCTGTGTATGTTGATTGTAACTTCAATTCAAATGCTATGTGGATGGTTAGTCTCGCTTTTCCGTTTTTTTCTGCCTTgctttttttatgcatttttttttgCCTGTTGTATTGAATTATCATACAGATAGTGTATTCCATGTGTTTAGAGCCAAAATTTTGTTACTTGTTATAGGCATTGTAGGGCTTTGGCAGCGAAGCCTGCTAGTTCAGTGAGTTAGGCTAAAAGGAATTCGGTGGAAAATTGATACTAATTGTTTTATATATTTGCTTTTTGGCTGCAAAAACATGCCATAAATATTGCACTAATCCTTTCTTATAATTTGATGTCCCGTTTAGCTGTTAAAGATTGTTTTACCGGTTTCGACATATATGAATCAACACAAACATACCTCCAAAAGTCCCTTCTTAAGTTGCTTGTTTTTCTTTGGAATTCACGCTTCAGATAATCAGAGACCTTCTAGAGCCTATTGTTACGCTTGATGTGTTGAAACAACAACCACAACCCGTGACAACGCTCTTTGAACGTTGCCAAAAGGATGGCAAGCAAGTTGACATAAGGTATTGGAGAAATGGAGACAGATATATTGCAAGTGTCTATGCTGACGGACAATTTGTGGCTTCAGCTTCTTCTGAGCAAAAAGAAAATGCAAAGCTACATGCTGCAAAAATCGCTCTTCAGAGGTTGTCTTATGAATCTAGTGATATAAAGATGGTCGATACATGCAGTCAACTCAATGGGGATAATGAAATCGAAGGAGCAAAACATAAGCTGCATGAGATATGTGCCAAGAAGAAATGGCCCAAACCAAACTACAAGTAAGAATTTTCCTGCTGGAAGATAATTATGCGAAAATTTATTGCATTTGTAAACAATGAAGTTGATCAAGACATTGTCTTGGCGCCGGCCGACCGCACTGAAAAAGTGCTAGTCAGCCAGCTCGGGCAGCcgaaaattacttttttttttactttgggatttttttaaaaggcTTTTAATTTAGATTAAAAGCccaattaaaaatgaaattaatttttatgcccTAAACCAAACTCTAACAAAAAATGTTATTGGTTGGCTTGTCCTAACACATAAACTTCATCTTATTATGGTATACCGTGGAATCCGCCTGGCGGCTCCTAGTCTCCGTCTAGTTGCTGGTCTGACTACCGACTAGCACCCAGCTAATTTTATAACATTGCTTTCTAATTGTGTTTGTGATCAATTCAGACCCTGCATTCCTTTGGAAATAGTTTATTTCTTGGTTATGTTACATTGCTGATTTTTTCAATGTGTAGAATTCAAGAGGAGGTTGGCCTGGCTCATAAGAAGAAGTATATTTGTTCTGTTGAAATTGAAATTACTAAAGGTGTACTCTTTGTGAAGGGGAATGAGAAGTCAAGAGTTAAAGAAGCTGAGAACTCCGCAGCTTCTGCGATGCTATTTGGTCTGCAAGATTCTAAATATCTGTGAAGTTGTAAAAAAAACATCTCATTCTACTATTTAAACTACTGAAACGATTATGTGCCACCGGGGGAATGCTTTTATTGTGTGAAATCAGCAAATACTATTTATCTCGCAAAATCTAGCAATATGAATGTTTATATTGGTTTCTGGCTTTTTTTGGGTGAAATCTGCAAATACTTTTTTTATCTCGCAAAATATGAGTTTCCAACCATTTGAAATACTTTCACTATTGTCTCCCTAAACTCCACATTATTTGTTCTTATATTCTGCTGGTCAATGTACAAAGCCCTGGCTGCCCGATGTCCCTTTGTAATAGTGAATCGGTTATGAGAGGATGATTGCATCCATAAATTTGCACGCGTGACCTTTACAATCAACACAAATTGCCTACCAcgaatttatttgatttatgaaattcCCCATTCGGGCTAAGCTAAGAACAAGCAGCCAAtccaaaacaaaagaaaaaattaattcaagaatcgattataaataaaatttatcccCTCCCCCGAGAATCTCGTATCCTACTCGTGTTTGATCACAAAACAGGATCTCAAAGAAGGCTCATTGCTTGAACCATTGTTTCCCTAAATCTTGCTATGTTAACTCTCACATTCTGTCCATTTAGATACACCTCCCTCCCCGCTTCCACACTGAGCCAATGGAAATCTGTCAAAACCGTATGATTCGGGCTTCCGTAAACCTTCGAAATCGAGCTCTCCTCCGGTTCAATCTTATATCTCAAATAATGTACGTTCATTGCACGGGCAGGGTTCCCATAATAGGTAGCTGCAGCCCACGCTAGGCCGATCAAATCTATTTGCACCATTACAGCGCCATCAGGCAAGAAAAGCTCGTTCGTCAGACCCGCCCCATGAATTCCCACGAAAACGCTACATGAGTTTATGTAATTCGCAAACAGTCTCAAGTTCGAGATTGTTTTTGCTCTGGCAATGACAATGACTCGAAATCCTAGTTCCTCCATTGTGGAAACCATTTCTTCTTCGTTGAGAAATCGTCTCATTGTTCTCCTGGATAAGAGCATTACAGTAGGCCTTCTGATCTGGGAAACATGATCGAATTTTAGGCCAAAGGATTTTCTAAGAAACTGTCTGAATTCTTGCATGGAATGTCCTTTTGGGATGTCGCTGGAATTTAGAGACAGATGTCCGTGAAATTTGAGCCCGATTACTCCCCCTGGAAAGCAGTGCACACTTTTGTTTATGGCGGGATTTATTATAGGATAATCCGATAACTTATCCAGGGACTTCCCATATTTTCTCACAAATGAAGGGTTGTAATCCAGCAGAATAAATTGGACCTGGGATTTGAACATTTTTGTGGTTATGTAAAGAGGGATTAGAATTTCGTTGATTTCATGGAAAATGTTCCCCACAAATCCGCTGGATGAGAAAATTATAGCAGGGATTTGATGAATGTACTGACAAACTGGTAAAGTAACATTTCCCTGCAATATCCTCACAGGGGTGACACTTCTGAGCAGAACTTCATCTTCTCGCCTCGCATATGGCCGAACCACGCTTTCTTGATCGGCAAGATTCGACGGAATACTAACTGTCATTGATCTGGTGTCGATCCCAACAGGTTTATTTGTAACGCAGTGTATAGAGTGAACTTCAGGATTACAGACAAATCCTATCGTTTGAAGCTTTTCTTGATCTCCCCCTGTAAAAATTACACCAAAATCTTAATATCGAAGTACTAATCAGGAAAAGTATTTCATGTAGATGAATATTTCGGAACCTTTCACCAGTCTGGATAAAAGAAAATCAAGGGAATCCTGGTTTTCTTTCACGGTTTCATTCATTCTAATCTTTAATCTGTCTATAGAAGTAGTTTTAGAAGTAGAGATGTATTGCGTCCCTGCCAATTCCATGTAAACTAAACAAACTTCAGATTCTATTATGAAAGAATTACAAGTACAAACAAAGTgatcaaa
Proteins encoded in this window:
- the LOC140988201 gene encoding uncharacterized protein isoform X2 produces the protein MVSLAPSLNLKATPFEAGSSSSAANKDRRMQSAEQLVLDLCNPDLRENALHELSKRELFQDLAPLLWNSFGTIAALLQEIVSIYPVLSPPNLTPAQSNRVCNALALLQCVASHPDTRMLFLNAHIPLYLYPFLNTTSKSRPFEYLRLTSLGVIGALVKVDDTEVISFLLSTEIIPLCLRTMEMGSELSKTVATFIVQKILLDDIGLEYICTTAERFYAVGRVLGNMVTVQAEQPSARLLKHIIRCYLRLSENLRACEALRSCLPDLLRDASFNSCLREDPTTRKWLQQLIYNVQAARAPMQPGTGFEHMMVN
- the LOC140988201 gene encoding uncharacterized protein isoform X1, yielding MVSLAPSLNLKATPFEAGSSSSAANKDRRMQSAEQLVLDLCNPDLRENALHELSKKRELFQDLAPLLWNSFGTIAALLQEIVSIYPVLSPPNLTPAQSNRVCNALALLQCVASHPDTRMLFLNAHIPLYLYPFLNTTSKSRPFEYLRLTSLGVIGALVKVDDTEVISFLLSTEIIPLCLRTMEMGSELSKTVATFIVQKILLDDIGLEYICTTAERFYAVGRVLGNMVTVQAEQPSARLLKHIIRCYLRLSENLRACEALRSCLPDLLRDASFNSCLREDPTTRKWLQQLIYNVQAARAPMQPGTGFEHMMVN
- the LOC140987884 gene encoding ribonuclease 3-like protein 2, giving the protein MQSRAADYSFSCYPAEESEEIPDIATSVRLVENLLNYSFTNKKLLEEALTHSSYTESASYQRLEFLGDSVLGLAISSYLYIAYPDLDQGKLSLIRSANVSTEKLARIAVRHQLYKYVRHNATILDERVREFVIAVRQEEGPEVYGGLIKAPKVLADIVESVSAAVYVDCNFNSNAMWMIIRDLLEPIVTLDVLKQQPQPVTTLFERCQKDGKQVDIRYWRNGDRYIASVYADGQFVASASSEQKENAKLHAAKIALQRLSYESSDIKMVDTCSQLNGDNEIEGAKHKLHEICAKKKWPKPNYKIQEEVGLAHKKKYICSVEIEITKGVLFVKGNEKSRVKEAENSAASAMLFGLQDSKYL
- the LOC140987883 gene encoding alpha-1,3-arabinosyltransferase XAT3-like isoform X1; its protein translation is MKRDLRKLFSCTTPLIFLLVILLLYVDFLWVRFIRFDEFYMELAGTQYISTSKTTSIDRLKIRMNETVKENQDSLDFLLSRLVKGGDQEKLQTIGFVCNPEVHSIHCVTNKPVGIDTRSMTVSIPSNLADQESVVRPYARREDEVLLRSVTPVRILQGNVTLPVCQYIHQIPAIIFSSSGFVGNIFHEINEILIPLYITTKMFKSQVQFILLDYNPSFVRKYGKSLDKLSDYPIINPAINKSVHCFPGGVIGLKFHGHLSLNSSDIPKGHSMQEFRQFLRKSFGLKFDHVSQIRRPTVMLLSRRTMRRFLNEEEMVSTMEELGFRVIVIARAKTISNLRLFANYINSCSVFVGIHGAGLTNELFLPDGAVMVQIDLIGLAWAAATYYGNPARAMNVHYLRYKIEPEESSISKVYGSPNHTVLTDFHWLSVEAGREVYLNGQNVRVNIARFRETMVQAMSLL
- the LOC140987883 gene encoding alpha-1,3-arabinosyltransferase XAT3-like isoform X2 produces the protein MKRDLRKLFSCTTPLIFLLVILLLYVDFLWVRFIRFDEWTQYISTSKTTSIDRLKIRMNETVKENQDSLDFLLSRLVKGGDQEKLQTIGFVCNPEVHSIHCVTNKPVGIDTRSMTVSIPSNLADQESVVRPYARREDEVLLRSVTPVRILQGNVTLPVCQYIHQIPAIIFSSSGFVGNIFHEINEILIPLYITTKMFKSQVQFILLDYNPSFVRKYGKSLDKLSDYPIINPAINKSVHCFPGGVIGLKFHGHLSLNSSDIPKGHSMQEFRQFLRKSFGLKFDHVSQIRRPTVMLLSRRTMRRFLNEEEMVSTMEELGFRVIVIARAKTISNLRLFANYINSCSVFVGIHGAGLTNELFLPDGAVMVQIDLIGLAWAAATYYGNPARAMNVHYLRYKIEPEESSISKVYGSPNHTVLTDFHWLSVEAGREVYLNGQNVRVNIARFRETMVQAMSLL